The proteins below come from a single Piscinibacter gummiphilus genomic window:
- a CDS encoding glycosyltransferase family 4 protein yields MIHYVTQNGIGNAWVANELSRVEAAGIPVALHAMRAPDKLLHDSDWAVAMNRRTELMYPLPLVAMFFSLLAAPLRFRGRFFSALWNAFFGRREHVRARLAGIAHLVVAVHWATGILKSGRKVSQIHSQWINSCGTIAMYGAWLLDAPFSWTGHATDLFRNRSALLDKIERANFIICISTFHRDFYLKHGARPEQLVIAYCGIDLSWFYPPTAARDPNKVYRIVSSGRLVEKKGFSDLIDACKILVDRGERFECVIGGSGPLEAELNAQIKRLNLADRISVTGKALLQEKIVDFMHEGDVYVLPCVWASDGDVDGLPQMIMEAMASGLPAISTRLVGIPDLLQHEDTGLLVEPNQPAQLADAMARLMHDPALAARLSENGQRLLKKTFDLNNCLEPLIEKFRQSLAASAPGQRSTGPATPTRVTT; encoded by the coding sequence ACTACGTCACGCAGAACGGCATCGGCAACGCCTGGGTTGCCAACGAGCTGAGCCGCGTCGAAGCGGCTGGCATCCCGGTGGCGCTGCACGCGATGCGCGCCCCCGACAAGCTGCTGCACGACTCCGACTGGGCGGTGGCGATGAACCGCCGCACCGAGCTGATGTACCCGCTGCCGCTGGTGGCGATGTTCTTCTCCTTGCTGGCTGCGCCCTTGCGCTTCCGCGGTCGCTTCTTCTCGGCGTTGTGGAATGCCTTCTTCGGCCGGCGCGAGCATGTGCGCGCACGGCTCGCCGGCATCGCGCATCTGGTGGTGGCGGTGCACTGGGCGACCGGCATCCTGAAGAGCGGCCGCAAGGTTTCGCAGATCCATTCGCAGTGGATCAACTCCTGCGGCACGATCGCGATGTATGGCGCCTGGCTGCTGGATGCGCCGTTCAGCTGGACGGGGCATGCGACCGACTTGTTCCGCAACCGCAGCGCTCTGCTCGACAAGATCGAGCGAGCCAACTTCATCATCTGCATCTCCACCTTCCACCGCGACTTCTACCTGAAGCATGGTGCGCGGCCCGAGCAGCTGGTGATCGCCTATTGCGGCATCGACCTCTCGTGGTTCTATCCCCCGACGGCAGCGCGCGACCCCAACAAGGTCTACCGCATCGTCTCGTCGGGCCGTCTGGTCGAGAAGAAGGGCTTCTCGGACCTCATCGATGCCTGCAAGATCCTCGTCGACCGCGGCGAAAGGTTCGAATGCGTGATCGGCGGCAGCGGCCCGCTCGAAGCCGAACTCAACGCGCAGATCAAGCGCCTCAACCTCGCCGACCGCATCAGCGTGACCGGCAAGGCCTTGCTGCAGGAGAAGATCGTCGACTTCATGCACGAAGGCGACGTCTACGTGCTGCCCTGCGTGTGGGCGAGCGATGGTGACGTCGACGGCCTGCCGCAGATGATCATGGAAGCGATGGCGAGCGGTCTGCCGGCGATCTCGACGCGGCTCGTCGGCATCCCCGACCTGCTGCAGCATGAAGACACCGGCTTGCTCGTCGAGCCGAACCAGCCGGCGCAGCTCGCCGATGCGATGGCCCGCTTGATGCATGACCCCGCACTGGCCGCGCGCCTGTCCGAGAACGGCCAGCGACTGCTCAAGAAGACCTTCGACCTGAACAACTGCCTCGAGCCCTTGATCGAGAAATTCCGCCAGAGCCTGGCTGCCTCGGCCCCGGGCCAGCGCAGCACGGGCCCGGCCACACCAACCAGGGTGACGACATGA